One segment of Thermus hydrothermalis DNA contains the following:
- the trmH gene encoding tRNA (guanosine(18)-2'-O)-methyltransferase TrmH, protein MTEARRKRIEEVLRKRQPDLTVLLENVHKPHNLSAILRSCDAVGVLEAHAVNPTGGVPTFNETSGGSHKWVYLRVHPDTPSAFRFLREKGFRIYATALREDARDFREVDYTKPTAILLGAEKWGVSEEALALADGAIKIPMFGMVQSLNVSVAAAVILFEAQRQRLQAGLYERPRLDPELYERVLADWLRK, encoded by the coding sequence GTGACCGAGGCCCGTAGAAAGCGCATAGAGGAAGTGCTAAGGAAAAGGCAGCCCGACCTCACGGTGCTCCTGGAGAACGTGCACAAGCCCCACAACCTCTCCGCCATCCTCCGCTCCTGCGACGCCGTGGGGGTCCTCGAGGCCCACGCCGTAAACCCCACGGGGGGCGTGCCCACCTTCAACGAGACGAGCGGGGGAAGCCACAAGTGGGTCTACCTCCGGGTCCACCCAGACACCCCCTCCGCCTTCCGCTTCCTCCGGGAAAAGGGCTTTCGCATCTACGCCACCGCCCTCCGGGAGGACGCCCGGGACTTCCGCGAGGTGGACTATACCAAGCCCACCGCCATCCTCCTGGGAGCGGAGAAGTGGGGGGTTTCCGAGGAAGCTTTGGCCCTGGCGGATGGGGCCATAAAGATCCCCATGTTCGGGATGGTGCAAAGCCTCAACGTGAGCGTGGCGGCGGCGGTCATCCTCTTTGAGGCCCAACGGCAACGCCTACAGGCGGGGCTCTACGAAAGGCCCCGCCTGGACCCCGAGCTTTACGAGAGGGTGCTGGCGGACTGGCTCAGGAAGTGA
- a CDS encoding branched-chain amino acid transaminase — protein sequence MTKPEAKGGDVHIKAGLIWMNGALVPQEEAKTSVLSHALHYGTSVFEGIRAYETPKGPAIFRLKEHVRRFYNSAKVLRMEIPFAPEELEEAIKEVVRRNGYKSCYIRPLAWMGAKALGVNPLPNNPAEVMVAAWEWGAYLGEEAVRKGAKLITSSWARFPANVMPGKAKVGGNYVNSALAKMEAVAAGADEALLLDEEGYVAEGSGENLFFVRDGVIYALEHSVNLEGITRDTVIRLAKDLGYEVQVVRATRDQLYMADEVFMTGTAAEVTPVSMIDWRPIGQGTAGPIALRLRQVYLEVVTGRRPEYEGWLTYVTS from the coding sequence ATGACCAAGCCTGAGGCCAAAGGCGGGGACGTGCACATCAAAGCGGGGCTTATCTGGATGAACGGGGCCTTGGTACCCCAGGAGGAGGCCAAGACCAGCGTTCTAAGCCACGCCCTGCACTATGGAACCAGCGTCTTTGAGGGCATCCGGGCCTACGAAACCCCCAAAGGCCCCGCCATCTTCCGCCTGAAGGAGCACGTGCGGCGCTTCTATAACTCCGCCAAGGTGCTCCGCATGGAAATCCCCTTCGCCCCCGAGGAGTTGGAGGAGGCCATCAAGGAGGTGGTGCGGCGAAACGGCTACAAAAGTTGCTACATCCGCCCCCTGGCCTGGATGGGGGCGAAGGCCTTGGGGGTAAACCCCCTGCCCAACAACCCGGCGGAGGTCATGGTGGCCGCCTGGGAGTGGGGAGCCTACTTGGGCGAGGAGGCGGTGCGGAAAGGGGCCAAGCTCATCACCAGCTCCTGGGCCCGTTTCCCCGCCAACGTGATGCCGGGCAAGGCCAAGGTGGGGGGGAACTACGTGAACTCCGCCCTGGCCAAGATGGAGGCGGTGGCCGCAGGGGCCGACGAGGCCCTCCTTCTGGACGAGGAGGGCTACGTGGCCGAGGGGAGCGGGGAGAACCTCTTCTTCGTGCGGGACGGGGTCATCTACGCCCTGGAGCACTCGGTGAACCTCGAGGGCATCACCCGGGACACGGTGATCCGCCTCGCCAAGGACCTGGGCTACGAGGTCCAGGTGGTGCGGGCCACCCGCGACCAGCTCTACATGGCGGACGAGGTCTTCATGACGGGCACCGCCGCGGAGGTAACCCCCGTGTCCATGATTGACTGGCGCCCCATCGGCCAGGGCACCGCAGGGCCCATTGCCTTGCGCCTGCGGCAGGTCTATTTGGAGGTGGTGACGGGCAGGCGGCCCGAGTACGAGGGCTGGCTTACCTACGTCACTTCCTGA
- a CDS encoding hydrogen peroxide-inducible genes activator — MKKVTLDQLRYLLALAEEGNFTRAAERVYLTQPALSVQIRKLEEALGVRLFDRRKGKPTEVGQAVVAQARRVLEEVERLEALARGEEGVFQGPFRIGVIPTLAPYLLPRLLPRVMEKHPALEVTVREELTPGILRGLEEGHLDAGLVGTEERVPGLKAYPLFTEAFLAYVSPRHPLYAKAALHPLEIPLEDTWVLSEGHCFRDQVLSVCRPSLRKRAVEFQSGDLETLIRLVEEVGGLTLLPEVALWTLPPEKRAHLRPLLFPGAGRTVYLLLREGSLKAPVAEALAREAREVFTALRLFSTGEEGVMMGAEVRHDQA; from the coding sequence ATGAAGAAAGTCACCTTGGACCAGCTACGCTACCTCCTGGCCTTGGCCGAGGAGGGAAACTTCACCCGGGCAGCGGAGCGGGTGTACCTTACCCAGCCCGCCCTGAGCGTCCAGATCCGCAAGCTGGAAGAAGCCTTGGGCGTGCGCCTCTTTGACCGCAGAAAGGGCAAGCCCACAGAGGTGGGACAAGCGGTGGTGGCCCAGGCGCGGCGGGTGCTAGAGGAGGTAGAGCGCCTAGAGGCCTTGGCCCGGGGGGAGGAAGGGGTATTCCAAGGACCCTTTCGTATCGGGGTCATCCCCACCCTGGCTCCCTACCTTCTCCCCCGCCTCCTCCCGCGGGTTATGGAAAAGCATCCGGCCCTCGAGGTGACGGTGCGGGAGGAGCTCACCCCGGGCATCCTTAGGGGCCTCGAGGAGGGCCATCTGGACGCCGGGCTTGTGGGCACAGAGGAAAGGGTACCGGGCCTCAAAGCCTACCCCCTCTTCACCGAGGCTTTCCTGGCCTACGTTTCCCCACGCCATCCCCTCTATGCCAAGGCGGCGCTCCATCCCCTGGAGATCCCGCTAGAGGACACCTGGGTGCTTTCCGAAGGCCACTGCTTCCGCGACCAGGTCCTTTCCGTCTGCCGGCCAAGCCTCCGGAAACGGGCCGTGGAGTTCCAAAGCGGGGACCTGGAAACCCTCATCCGCCTGGTGGAGGAGGTAGGGGGGCTTACCCTTCTGCCGGAGGTGGCCCTCTGGACCCTCCCTCCCGAGAAGCGGGCCCACCTAAGGCCCCTCCTTTTCCCCGGGGCCGGGCGCACCGTCTACCTCCTCCTCCGGGAGGGAAGCCTCAAGGCCCCGGTGGCCGAGGCCTTGGCGCGGGAAGCCCGGGAGGTCTTCACCGCCCTACGCCTTTTTTCCACGGGGGAAGAAGGCGTTATGATGGGGGCGGAGGTTCGCCATGACCAAGCCTGA